GCGGCGGCCGCGGCACCGTCGGCGGAGCGCACCGTCTCCTGCTTGGGCACCGGCAGGCCCGCAGAGGCGAGCAGCCTGGTCGTCATGTCCTTGTCGGACGCGATGTCGACGGCCAGCGCACCGGTCTTGGACGTCATCGTCGCCCGGATGCGCTGGGCGTGGACCCCCTGGCCGAGCTGGACGAGGGAGGCGTTGTTGAGGCGGATGTAGGGGATGTCCCGGGAGATGGCCTCCTCGAGGATCGCCTGCGTCGACGGGCCGAACGCCGCGCGCTGGGCCTGCCGGAGGAAGACGTCGAGCGCCTCGGCGAAGTCGAAGCCCTCCTCGGCCCGCACGAGGTGGTTGACCAGCCGGACGGCGAGGGTGCCGGCAGCCAGGCCGACGGTCTCGTCGCTGTAGTCGTAGATGACGTTGTAGCGGCCGGGCTGGCCCTTGACCGCGCGGGTCTTGCCCCGCCGCAGGTCGTGGCCCGCCTCCTGCTGCAGCTGCAGGGCGACGTGCTCGGCGACGTGCCCCAGCCAGGTGCCCTCGCGCAGGCGCTCGACGAACCCGCCCTTCACCCCGCGGGAGCACGTGTGGTTCTCCAGGCCCGGGAGGAGCGCCACGAGCTGGTCCGTGAAGCCCTCGATCGTGTCGCTCGGGTAGGCCTCGAGGACCCCGAGGTCGACGACGAGGTGGATGGCCGGGTTGTACGACCAGACGTTCCCACCGCGGTAGACCCGCGACTCGACGATCCGCAGGTCCGGGGCGGCGGGTCCGGTCGGGGTGGGACGGTCTGCCATGGGCACTCCTCGCTGGTCAGCAGGACGGACAGGGGCAGTGACGTCGTCGGCACGCGCTCCGGTGGCGGTCAGGCCTTGGCCGTCGCCAGGGCGACCGCGGCGTCCGGGTGCTTCTCGACGAACTCGACGAGCTTCACCTCGGCGAGGTCGAACGTAGCGCCTGCGGGCAGCGAGTGCACCACCGCTCCGGAGACCATCAGCGGGGCGCCCCGACGGGCGTCCGGCGCGTCGGACTGGGCGGTGCGGCAGTCGAGCACGAACACCGCTCCCGAGCCGTGCACGGTGAACGTCCGACCGTCGACGAGCTCGACCGCGGTGTCCTCGTCGATGCCGATGCCGAGCAGGCTGGGTGAGGCGGCCACCATCGACATGAGCCGCCCGTAGCGCGACCGCTGGGCGAAGTGCTGGTCGATGATGACGCCCTCGACGAGGCCGAGGCCGGCGCTGAGCTGGCTGTGCCGCTGGCGCGGGGTGATGCCCTCGTCACCCATCGAGATCATGAACTGGCTCATGATGGACGCCCCGGCCGAGGTCCCGCCGACGACCGCGCCCCGCGCGTGGGCCCGGTGGATGGCATCCCCGAGCGGGGTGCCGGGGAAGCGCTGGCTCAGCTTGAGCTGGCTGCCGCCGCTCATGAACACGCCCGTGGCTGCGTCCACGAGGGCGACGAGCTCCTCGTCGTGCGCCTCGGCCCGGTCCTGGGGGTCCACGACCGACGGAGCCGGGGCCCCGAGCCGGGTGAAGACGTCGGTGTACGAGGCCGTCACCTCGTCGGGGAACGAGGATGCCGTGGGGACGAGGACGATGCGGGCGCGCCGTCCCCCGGCGAGGCGGACGAAGCGCCGCAGCACGGTCGCCTTGCCGACGCGGTCCTCCGCACCCCCGATGACGAACAGGGTGGGTCGGCCGCGCTTCCTCGGGGATGCCATTGCGCCAGCCTAGGAGCCGGGCTGCGGGATCGGCGGAGCCGGTGTCGGCGTGCCGTCGGCAGCGTCCGCCTCCTCGATCTCCTCGCGCGTGATGCCGAGCAGGTAGAGGACGGCGTCGAGGTACGGCACGGTCACCGACGTGTCGGCCTGCTCGCGCACCACCGGCTTGGCGTTGAACGCCACGCCGAGACCCGCGGTCTCGAGCATGTCGAGGTCGTTGGCGCCGTCACCGATGGCGACGGTCCGCGACAGCGGCAGCCCGGCCTCCTCGGCGAACCGGCGCAGCGCACGGGCCTTGCCCTGCCGGTCGACGATCTCGCCGAGCACGCGGCCGGTGAGCACGCCGTCGCGTACCTCGAGGCGGTTGGCGTGCGCGTGGTCGATGTCGAGCTCGCGCGCCAGGTCCTCGACCACCTCGATGAAGCCGCCGGAGACGACGGCGACGGTAAAGCCCAGCCGCTTCAGGGTGCGCACCAGGGTCCGGGCACCGGGGGTGAAGCGGACGGCGGCCCGCACGTCGTCCAGCACGGTGATGGGCAGGCCCTCGAGTGCGGCGACCCGCTGTCGCAGGCTCTCGGCGAAGTCGAGCTCCCCACGCATCGCCGCCTCGGTCACCTCGGCGACCTCGCGCTCCCGCCCGGCGTGCCGGGCCAGCAGCTCGATGACCTCGTCCTGGATGAGGGTGGAGTCCACGTCCATGACGACGAGGCGCCGTCCGCGCCGGGCCAGGCCGCCGGCCGCGACGGAGATGTCGATGCCGTGGATGCTGGACTCGAGGGCGAGCTCGCGGCGGAGCCGGTCGACGTCCGCGCCGGAGACGTCGAACTCGACCGTCGTGACGGGGTAGCGGGCGAGCCTGCGGATGCGGTCGATGTTGGCCCCGTGCGAGGCGATCCGCGCCGTCACCGCGGCCACGGCGGTCGCCCGCAGCGGTGAGCCGAGGACCACCACGGCGGCACGGCCGCTGCGCTGGCGCAGGCTGTCACCGGTGCCGCTGCGCAGCTTGACCTTGAGGTCCAGGTCCCGGCCGACGGCGGTGAGCACCTCGCGCAGCCGGTCCTCCGCGGCACCCGGGGCCAGGAGCATGGCGAGGGTCAGGTGGCCCCGGACGACCACCTGCTCGAGGTCGCGCACCTCCGCGCCGACGTCGGCGATGGCGTCGAAGAACGCGCTGGTCACGCCGGGGCGGTCGTCACCGCTGATGGTGACGAGCAGGGTCGCGACGTCCTCGGCGGGGCCGCCGGGGGCGGTGCTCCCGCCGGTGGCGGTGCTCCCGCCGGTGGCGGTGCTCCCGCCGGTGGCGGTGGTGCCGTCGGTCGGGACGCCCCCGGGCGCCTGCTCGGGGTTCGTCTCGGTCACGCCGTCACGATATCGACGCCGGTCAGGACCCCCGGCGCGAGTCTCGCCATGCGACCAGGTCGCGCAGGGGGCCCAGGTCGTAGTGCGGGCCACCGATGCCGACCGTGAACAGGCGCGTGCCCACGGCATACAGGGCCTCTGCGCCGGCGGCGTAGTCCTTGACGTCCTCGGGGTGGCGTCCGGGCTTGGGGGAGACGCCCGCGGAGCGCTCGATCTCGTTCGGGTCGCGGCCGAGCTTGCGGCACCACTCGTCCAGCACGGCGTGCTTGTGCGCGATGGTCTCGGCGCCGCCGAAGCCGTGCCAGATGTTCGCGTGCTTCGCGACGATCTTCAGGGTCTTGCGCTCGCCCCCGCCGCCGATCAGGACGGGGATGGGGCGGGTGGGCGGCGGGTTGAGCTGGGCCCAGCGCTGCTCGATGAGCGGCAGGTCGTGCGCGAGCCGGTCGAGCCGGCCGCCCGCGGTCCCGAACTCGAAGCCGTACTCGTCGTAGTCGCGCTCGAACCAGCCCGAGCCGATGCCGAGGATGAGCCGGCCGTCGCTGATGTGGTCGACCGTGCGCGCCATGTCGGCGAGCAGCTGCGGGTTGCGGTAGCTGTTGCAGGTGACGAGGGCGCCGATCTCGACCCGCTCGGTCGCCTCGGCCCAGGCGCCGAGCATGGTCCAGCACTCGAAGTGCGCGCCGTCGGCCTCGCCGTACAGCGGGTAGAAGTGGTCCCAGTTGAAGACGACGTCGACCCCGATCTCCTCCGCCTGCGCGGCGGCGCGGCGGATCGCGGAGTACTCGGCGTGCTGGGGCTGGAGCTGGACGGCGATCCGGATGGGACGCTCGCTCACGCGGTGACCTCCTGCTGCTTGGCGACGACCGTGAGCCCCGACTCGGTGACCATGAACCCGCGCGCCAGGTCCTTCTCCCGGTCCACCCCGATGGTGGTGTCCGGCGGCACGACGACGCCCTTGTCGATGATGGCGCGCCTGATGACGCACCCTCGCCCGACCTCGACGCCGTCGAGCAGGACGCTGTCGTCGATGGTGGTGCCGCTGTGGATGTGGCAGCGGGGGGAGAGCACCGAGTTGGTGACGGTGGCACCGGAGATGACGACACCGGGGGAGACCGCCGAGTTGTGGGCCTCGCCGAACTTGCCGGCCGCACCGTGGACGAGCTTGGCCGGCGGGTACGGGCCGTAGTCGGTGTAGATCGGCCAGTCGTAGTTGTAGAGGTTGAAGACCGGGTGGATGGACACGAGGTCCATGTGGGCCTCCCAGTACGAGTCCATCGTCCCGACGTCGCGCCAGTACGCCTGGTCGCGCTCGGTCGCACCAGGGATGACGTTGTCCTTGAAGTCGTAGACGTAGCCGCGGCCCTCGGACACGAACGCCGGCACGATGTCCCCACCCATGTCGTGCTTGCTGCCCTCGCGGTCGTTGTCGCGCGTCACCGCGTCGATGAGGACGTCGGCGTCGAAGACGTAGTTGCCCATCGAGGCCAGCACCTCCTCGGGGGAGTCGGGCAGGCCCTTGGCGTCCTTGGGCTTCTCACGGAAGGCGCCGATCTTGCGCCGGTCGGCGTCGTCGACCTCGATGACGCCGAACTGGTCGGCGAGCGAGATCGGCTGCCGGATCGCGGCGACGGTCACGCCGGCCCCGGTCTCGATGTGCTGCTGGACCATCTGGGAGAAGTCCATGCGGTAGACGTGGTCGGCGCCCACGACGACGACGATGTCGGGCTGCTCGTCGTGGACCAGGTTGAGGCTCTGGAAGATCGCGTTGGCCGACCCGAGGTACCAGTTCTTGTCGATGCGCTGCTGGGCCGGCACCGGGGTGACGTAGTTGCCCAGCATGTTCGACATGCGCCAGGTCTTGGTGACGTGGCGGTCGAGGCTGTGCGACTTGTACTGCGTCAGCACGACGACCTTGAGGTAGCCGGAGTTCACGACGTTCGACAGCGCGAAGTCGATGAGCCGGTAGATGCCGCCGAACGGCACGGCCGGCTTGGCCCGGTCGGCGGTGAGCGGCATGAGCCGTTTGCCTTCTCCACCCGCGAGGACGATCGCCAGCACCTTGGGTCCACCCGATCGGTACGCCATGGAGCCAACCTAGGCAATCAGCGCCCTCGCGGCGACCCCATCCCACCACTAGTCTCACCGGCGTGAGAGTGGACATCCTCAGCAAGGAGTACCCGCCCAACATCTACGGCGGCGCGGGGGTCCACGTCGCCGAGCTGGTGCGCGCGCTGCGCGCCCGTGGTGACATCGACACGAGGGTCCGCGCGTTCGGCGAGCCCGTGGCCGAGGACGGCACGACGGGGTATGCCGACCTGCCGGCCCTCGCGGACGCCAACGCCGCCGTGCGGACCATGGGCGTCGACCTGTCGATGGCCGGGGACTGCCTCGGTGCGGACGTCGTCCACTCGCACACCTGGTACGCCAACTTCGGCGGCCACGTCGCCTCGCTGCTGGGCGGTATGCCGCACGTCGTGACCGCGCACTCGCTGGAGCCGATGCGGCCGTGGAAGGCCGAACAGCTGGGCGGTGGCTACCGGCTGTCGTCCTTCGTGGAGCGC
This genomic interval from Phycicoccus sp. M110.8 contains the following:
- the serB gene encoding phosphoserine phosphatase SerB — translated: MLVTISGDDRPGVTSAFFDAIADVGAEVRDLEQVVVRGHLTLAMLLAPGAAEDRLREVLTAVGRDLDLKVKLRSGTGDSLRQRSGRAAVVVLGSPLRATAVAAVTARIASHGANIDRIRRLARYPVTTVEFDVSGADVDRLRRELALESSIHGIDISVAAGGLARRGRRLVVMDVDSTLIQDEVIELLARHAGREREVAEVTEAAMRGELDFAESLRQRVAALEGLPITVLDDVRAAVRFTPGARTLVRTLKRLGFTVAVVSGGFIEVVEDLARELDIDHAHANRLEVRDGVLTGRVLGEIVDRQGKARALRRFAEEAGLPLSRTVAIGDGANDLDMLETAGLGVAFNAKPVVREQADTSVTVPYLDAVLYLLGITREEIEEADAADGTPTPAPPIPQPGS
- a CDS encoding LLM class F420-dependent oxidoreductase: MSERPIRIAVQLQPQHAEYSAIRRAAAQAEEIGVDVVFNWDHFYPLYGEADGAHFECWTMLGAWAEATERVEIGALVTCNSYRNPQLLADMARTVDHISDGRLILGIGSGWFERDYDEYGFEFGTAGGRLDRLAHDLPLIEQRWAQLNPPPTRPIPVLIGGGGERKTLKIVAKHANIWHGFGGAETIAHKHAVLDEWCRKLGRDPNEIERSAGVSPKPGRHPEDVKDYAAGAEALYAVGTRLFTVGIGGPHYDLGPLRDLVAWRDSRRGS
- the glgC gene encoding glucose-1-phosphate adenylyltransferase → MAYRSGGPKVLAIVLAGGEGKRLMPLTADRAKPAVPFGGIYRLIDFALSNVVNSGYLKVVVLTQYKSHSLDRHVTKTWRMSNMLGNYVTPVPAQQRIDKNWYLGSANAIFQSLNLVHDEQPDIVVVVGADHVYRMDFSQMVQQHIETGAGVTVAAIRQPISLADQFGVIEVDDADRRKIGAFREKPKDAKGLPDSPEEVLASMGNYVFDADVLIDAVTRDNDREGSKHDMGGDIVPAFVSEGRGYVYDFKDNVIPGATERDQAYWRDVGTMDSYWEAHMDLVSIHPVFNLYNYDWPIYTDYGPYPPAKLVHGAAGKFGEAHNSAVSPGVVISGATVTNSVLSPRCHIHSGTTIDDSVLLDGVEVGRGCVIRRAIIDKGVVVPPDTTIGVDREKDLARGFMVTESGLTVVAKQQEVTA
- a CDS encoding cyanophycinase produces the protein MASPRKRGRPTLFVIGGAEDRVGKATVLRRFVRLAGGRRARIVLVPTASSFPDEVTASYTDVFTRLGAPAPSVVDPQDRAEAHDEELVALVDAATGVFMSGGSQLKLSQRFPGTPLGDAIHRAHARGAVVGGTSAGASIMSQFMISMGDEGITPRQRHSQLSAGLGLVEGVIIDQHFAQRSRYGRLMSMVAASPSLLGIGIDEDTAVELVDGRTFTVHGSGAVFVLDCRTAQSDAPDARRGAPLMVSGAVVHSLPAGATFDLAEVKLVEFVEKHPDAAVALATAKA